A genomic region of Microlunatus sagamiharensis contains the following coding sequences:
- a CDS encoding LacI family DNA-binding transcriptional regulator, which yields MSPRTKSSTPGAPTIVDVARAAGVSKGLVSLAVNDRPGVSDATRARVREAAEQLGWRPNLQARTLSTQTTYALGLVLRRDARIVAADPFYPAFMAGIESVLSTQGRVLVLSVVGDAEAEERAYRSLAADRRVDGVFLNDLRHGDDRVALLAELGMPGVLIGRLDHPGGLPAVVLDDRPGVVAAVHHLADLGHRELAYVAGDPALQHARTRRRAFEEAVAARGLTPTAVVDTDFTMAGGATATAALLEGRLRPTAVLYANDPMAVAGLGALQRAGVRVPDEVSVVGFDGTELAHHTWPALTTVRSDPEQWGAAAARTLLALTSTGSAPDVELAPAELVTARSTGPAPALRQAQGT from the coding sequence ATGAGCCCGCGGACCAAGAGCTCGACGCCTGGGGCGCCGACGATCGTGGACGTCGCGCGCGCCGCCGGGGTGTCCAAGGGGCTGGTCTCGCTCGCGGTGAACGACCGGCCTGGCGTCTCCGACGCGACCCGGGCCCGGGTGCGCGAGGCGGCCGAGCAGCTGGGCTGGCGACCGAACCTGCAGGCGCGCACCCTCTCGACGCAGACCACGTACGCGCTGGGGCTGGTCCTGCGCCGGGACGCACGGATCGTCGCGGCGGACCCGTTCTACCCGGCGTTCATGGCCGGGATCGAGTCCGTGCTGTCGACCCAGGGCCGCGTCCTCGTGCTGAGCGTGGTGGGCGACGCCGAGGCGGAGGAGCGCGCGTACCGCTCGCTCGCGGCGGACCGACGGGTCGACGGGGTGTTCCTCAACGACCTTCGCCACGGCGACGACCGCGTCGCCCTGCTTGCGGAGCTCGGCATGCCCGGCGTGCTGATCGGCCGGCTCGACCACCCCGGCGGGCTGCCGGCCGTCGTGCTCGACGACCGTCCCGGCGTCGTCGCCGCGGTGCACCACCTCGCCGACCTCGGGCACCGCGAGCTCGCGTACGTCGCCGGCGACCCGGCCCTGCAGCACGCCCGGACACGGCGCCGCGCGTTCGAGGAGGCGGTCGCCGCGCGCGGGCTCACGCCGACCGCGGTGGTCGACACCGACTTCACCATGGCCGGCGGCGCCACGGCGACGGCCGCCCTGCTCGAGGGCCGATTGCGCCCGACCGCCGTGCTCTACGCCAACGACCCCATGGCGGTCGCGGGTCTCGGGGCGCTGCAGCGCGCCGGCGTCCGCGTGCCCGACGAGGTCTCCGTGGTCGGGTTCGACGGCACCGAGCTGGCGCACCACACCTGGCCCGCGCTGACCACGGTCCGCTCCGACCCCGAGCAGTGGGGCGCCGCCGCGGCCCGCACGCTGCTCGCCCTCACGAGCACCGGCTCGGCCCCCGACGTCGAGCTGGCTCCCGCCGAGCTCGTCACCGCCCGTTCCACCGGACCCGCCCCCGCCCTTCGTCAGGCTCAGGGCACGTAG
- a CDS encoding cold-shock protein, with product MAQGTVKWFNAEKGFGFIAVDGGGPDVFVHYSAIQSSGFRSLDEGQRVEFQTTQGPKGPQADAVQAI from the coding sequence ATGGCACAGGGAACCGTCAAGTGGTTCAACGCTGAGAAGGGCTTCGGCTTCATCGCCGTCGACGGCGGCGGGCCGGACGTGTTCGTGCACTACAGCGCGATCCAGTCGTCGGGCTTCCGCAGCCTCGACGAGGGCCAGCGGGTCGAGTTCCAGACCACGCAGGGTCCGAAGGGCCCGCAGGCCGACGCCGTCCAGGCCATCTGA
- a CDS encoding DUF3427 domain-containing protein, with protein MRMEQGLYEQLLTQQLERDLASGEVELERDVAAVDPGDQPHVLSRHVESVLQRVLASTSDPLHRLDVVNRVLSVLSPEADAVVDPARQLTALRATTAPGVVTYERVRPATPLSEAALLTNTRGEPSLGSELKAELDTADEIDLLCAFVKWYGLRLLEPELRRGRERGAPFRVITTTYMGATDPDALDRLVREFGAHVKIQYDAHRTRLHAKAWMFRRRTGFDTAYVGSSNLSRAALLDGVEWNVRLSRVGTPALLEKFRATFDTYWNDPSFESYDPDRDRDRLDDALAEGAGRTTHDRVTLSLSGLQVRAYPHQEAILEALEVERRVHDRHRNLVVAATGTGKTVIAALDYRSLANAADERPSLLFVAHRREILEQSLRTYREVLNDSSFGELYVGGARPERWRHVFASVQSLTAYGVSRIDRDAYEVVVIDEFHHAEARTYRRLLEQLEPLELLGLTATPERSDGLDVRSFFEGRTAAELRLWDALGADLLCPFHYFAVADGTDLRRVAWSRGRYDETELAGLYTGNRARAAIVLRQLQDKVLDLGGMRALGFCVSVSHARFMADVFREAGVRAIAIDGSTPAIERAQALADLRDRRINAIFVADLFNEGVDLPDVDTVLFLRPTESATLFLQQLGRGLRRTRDKAVLTVLDFVGHHRKEFRFDQRLRALTGETRRGLARAVERGFPFLPSGCQIAMDRQSQAIVLENIRQQVGNRWPNLVAELREHGDQDLPTFLRETGLELSDVLRQGQRSWTELRRSAGLSTRGGGDYQRELLKRGRALAHVDDAARASAYRSLLDDDAPGYDELSPLDQVMAQMLFFSLWPGGGGHPSVEAGLTELRREAAVRDELQSVVDLAFDRAPHVTVPVRGALHDVPLQVHATYQREEVLAALGYASIDRKPNSFREGVLYVPEIDTDAFFVTLQKSEADYSPTTLYRDYPISPTLFHWESQSTTSVTSTTGQRYLHGSSTKLLFVRQHKSDEFGTSAYFFAGPVHYLEHRGERPIAITWRLDHSLPSDFYQRASVAAV; from the coding sequence ATGCGCATGGAGCAGGGCCTGTACGAGCAGCTGCTGACACAGCAGCTTGAGCGCGACTTGGCGTCGGGGGAGGTCGAACTTGAGCGCGACGTCGCCGCCGTCGATCCCGGAGACCAGCCGCACGTGCTCTCGCGGCACGTCGAGTCCGTGCTGCAACGGGTCCTGGCCTCGACGTCAGATCCCCTTCACCGCCTTGACGTGGTGAATCGCGTCTTGAGTGTCTTGTCGCCGGAGGCCGACGCCGTTGTCGATCCAGCTCGTCAGCTGACCGCCCTTCGTGCGACCACGGCGCCGGGCGTGGTCACCTACGAAAGGGTTCGCCCGGCGACGCCGTTGTCTGAAGCGGCGCTCCTGACGAATACGAGAGGTGAACCGAGTCTCGGCTCCGAGCTCAAAGCAGAGCTGGACACGGCCGACGAGATCGACCTGCTGTGTGCCTTCGTCAAGTGGTACGGACTGCGACTGCTCGAGCCTGAACTTCGACGAGGTCGAGAACGCGGCGCGCCTTTCCGCGTCATCACCACTACGTACATGGGGGCAACAGACCCCGACGCACTCGACCGACTCGTGCGCGAGTTCGGTGCTCACGTCAAGATCCAGTACGACGCGCATCGAACTCGACTCCACGCGAAGGCCTGGATGTTCCGTCGGCGTACGGGCTTTGACACCGCGTATGTCGGGTCGTCGAACCTCTCGCGAGCCGCACTGCTCGACGGGGTCGAGTGGAATGTTCGCCTCTCCCGAGTGGGGACTCCTGCTCTGCTCGAGAAGTTCCGAGCCACCTTCGACACCTACTGGAACGACCCGAGCTTCGAGTCGTACGACCCCGACCGCGACCGGGACCGCCTGGACGACGCGCTGGCTGAAGGCGCCGGCCGCACCACCCATGACCGCGTCACGTTGTCGCTCTCGGGTCTCCAGGTCAGGGCCTACCCGCACCAAGAAGCGATTCTCGAAGCACTTGAGGTGGAACGTCGGGTTCACGATCGGCATCGGAATCTGGTGGTCGCGGCGACGGGGACCGGGAAGACGGTGATCGCGGCCTTGGACTACCGCTCTTTGGCGAACGCGGCGGATGAGCGGCCTTCGCTGCTCTTTGTCGCACACCGAAGGGAGATCCTGGAGCAATCGCTCCGGACGTATCGGGAAGTGTTGAACGACAGCAGCTTTGGTGAGCTCTATGTCGGGGGCGCCCGCCCTGAGCGTTGGCGCCACGTTTTCGCCAGCGTCCAGTCGTTGACCGCGTACGGCGTGAGCCGCATCGACCGAGACGCCTACGAGGTCGTGGTGATCGACGAGTTCCACCATGCGGAAGCGAGGACCTACCGCCGCCTGCTCGAGCAACTCGAGCCGCTGGAGCTGCTCGGTCTCACCGCGACCCCAGAGCGGTCGGACGGCCTCGATGTGCGGTCGTTCTTCGAGGGGCGTACGGCGGCGGAGCTGCGGTTGTGGGATGCGCTGGGCGCGGACCTGCTGTGCCCCTTCCACTACTTCGCCGTTGCCGACGGCACTGACCTGCGCCGTGTCGCGTGGTCGCGTGGGCGATACGACGAGACGGAGCTCGCCGGGCTCTACACCGGTAATCGCGCGCGTGCCGCCATCGTGCTTCGGCAGCTTCAAGACAAGGTCTTGGACCTCGGCGGCATGCGCGCGCTTGGTTTCTGCGTGAGCGTCTCTCACGCGCGCTTCATGGCTGACGTGTTCCGCGAGGCGGGCGTGCGCGCCATCGCCATCGACGGCTCGACCCCGGCGATAGAGCGAGCCCAGGCGCTCGCCGACCTTCGCGACAGGCGAATCAACGCGATCTTCGTGGCGGACCTCTTCAACGAGGGCGTTGACCTGCCCGATGTGGACACCGTCCTCTTCCTGCGCCCAACCGAGAGCGCCACGCTGTTCCTGCAGCAGCTCGGGCGTGGGCTTCGTCGCACCCGCGACAAAGCTGTCCTGACGGTCTTGGACTTTGTCGGCCACCACCGCAAAGAGTTCCGCTTTGACCAACGCTTGCGCGCGTTGACCGGAGAGACCCGACGTGGTCTGGCCCGAGCCGTCGAGCGCGGCTTTCCGTTCTTGCCGTCGGGCTGCCAGATCGCGATGGATCGACAGTCTCAGGCGATCGTCTTGGAGAACATCCGACAGCAAGTCGGCAACCGGTGGCCGAATCTTGTTGCCGAGCTGCGCGAGCACGGCGACCAGGACCTCCCGACGTTCTTGCGGGAGACCGGACTGGAGCTCTCCGACGTCCTGCGCCAAGGTCAGCGGTCCTGGACCGAGCTTCGGCGTTCCGCCGGTCTATCGACACGAGGTGGTGGCGATTACCAGCGGGAGTTGCTGAAGCGCGGGCGAGCCCTAGCCCACGTGGACGACGCGGCCCGCGCATCGGCCTACCGCAGCCTCCTTGACGACGACGCGCCCGGCTACGACGAGCTCAGCCCCCTCGACCAGGTGATGGCGCAGATGCTGTTCTTCTCGCTCTGGCCGGGCGGAGGTGGTCACCCTTCGGTCGAAGCCGGGCTCACCGAGCTGCGGCGAGAGGCAGCGGTGCGCGACGAGCTGCAATCCGTCGTCGACTTGGCCTTCGACCGTGCGCCGCACGTGACCGTCCCTGTCCGGGGTGCGCTCCACGACGTCCCGCTTCAGGTGCACGCCACTTATCAGCGCGAGGAGGTCCTTGCGGCGTTGGGCTACGCAAGCATCGATCGCAAGCCGAACTCGTTCCGCGAAGGCGTGCTCTACGTGCCCGAGATCGATACTGATGCCTTCTTTGTCACGCTGCAGAAGTCCGAGGCCGACTACTCACCGACAACTCTCTACCGGGACTACCCGATCAGCCCCACCCTCTTCCACTGGGAGTCGCAGTCGACGACGTCTGTCACCTCGACGACGGGCCAGCGGTATTTGCATGGTTCGAGCACCAAGTTGCTCTTCGTCCGCCAGCACAAGTCGGATGAGTTTGGGACAAGCGCGTACTTCTTCGCGGGTCCCGTGCACTACCTGGAGCACCGGGGCGAACGGCCGATCGCCATCACGTGGCGACTCGACCACAGCTTGCCAAGCGACTTCTACCAGCGCGCTTCAGTCGCGGCCGTCTGA
- a CDS encoding DUF5318 family protein, producing the protein MWSQREVIDYALQRRRTLEGLKRPGKRLAKLDACDADPMLLRAAKYHGEQAKVPCPVCESPEMYNLSYTFGDQLGQFSGRIKPPGELEEMAHQYGEFKVVVVEVCLRCSWNHMIVSYLLGDGVKRKPPRRQQTVEDIYG; encoded by the coding sequence ATGTGGTCGCAGCGGGAGGTCATCGACTATGCGCTGCAGCGACGCCGCACGCTGGAGGGTCTGAAGCGGCCCGGCAAGCGGCTGGCCAAGCTCGACGCGTGCGACGCGGACCCCATGCTGCTGCGGGCGGCGAAGTACCACGGGGAGCAGGCCAAGGTGCCGTGCCCGGTGTGCGAGTCACCCGAGATGTACAACCTCAGCTACACGTTCGGCGACCAGCTCGGCCAGTTCTCCGGCCGAATCAAGCCGCCGGGCGAGCTCGAGGAGATGGCCCACCAGTACGGCGAGTTCAAGGTCGTCGTTGTGGAGGTGTGCCTGCGCTGCAGCTGGAACCACATGATCGTCTCCTACCTTCTCGGCGACGGGGTGAAGCGCAAGCCCCCGCGTCGCCAGCAGACCGTCGAGGACATCTATGGCTGA
- a CDS encoding transglycosylase domain-containing protein, with protein MADPNWGPVAKQPAGAPKRGSARWFKRLAGAVAILVALCVVAGGGAVAYGYATTSLPNPNKDFETATTFVYWGDGKTELGNFAIQNRQPLDLDKMPDSIKEAVVAAENRTFWTDKGVSLRGLARSAWVIARGGSLQGGSTITQQYIKILYLNSEQTVSRKYRELFLAYKLSQQKSKQDILQGYLNTIYFGHGAYGIQAASQAYFDVDAKKLTVPQAAVLASVINNPTAFDPDDKDNRPRLLDRYRYVISSMAETGDITAEQAAKYSKALPKFPKIKSSERYGGPNGFLLKMVEAELSDAGFSSSEIQGGGLRITTTFDQDDQKAAIKAAQDTSEQAARASGQKESNLHAAVASVDVDSGNVLALYGGPDFVDNSRNWATTARPTASTFKTYTLAAGLENGFSLRSQFHGNTWRIPGDPIPVRNEYGENYGYGVDLVKATALSINTAFVDLIRQLPEGKDKTLEVAEKAGAPKSRGWDAAERNIPIGTPEVSPLNQASAYATFANGGVHVAPHVVKEVKDLDGKVLYKADPAKERAVSSDVADDVTYALSSVVEQGTGRAAAALGRPVAGKTGTNGVEDGEGQNIVNSSWFVGYTKQVSTAVMYVAGKSGSASLDPYRRPGDSTFFGATYPLQTWSSYMQTATKGQDVEPFDDPAYVNSYQQPTYTPPAPPQPPTPGNPPKPPQPPTPAQPQQPSATAPTPSSSSRPTPGTSATPRR; from the coding sequence ATGGCTGACCCCAACTGGGGCCCCGTCGCCAAGCAACCGGCCGGTGCCCCTAAGCGGGGCAGCGCCCGCTGGTTCAAGCGTCTTGCCGGCGCGGTGGCGATCCTGGTCGCCCTGTGCGTCGTGGCGGGCGGGGGAGCGGTCGCGTACGGCTACGCGACGACCTCGCTGCCCAACCCCAACAAGGACTTCGAGACGGCGACGACCTTCGTCTACTGGGGCGACGGCAAGACCGAGCTCGGCAACTTCGCCATCCAGAACCGGCAGCCGCTCGACTTGGACAAGATGCCCGACTCCATCAAGGAGGCGGTCGTCGCGGCGGAGAACCGCACCTTCTGGACCGACAAGGGCGTCTCGCTGCGCGGACTGGCCCGCTCGGCCTGGGTCATCGCGCGTGGTGGCAGCCTGCAGGGCGGCTCGACGATCACCCAGCAGTACATCAAGATCCTCTACCTCAACAGCGAGCAGACGGTCAGCCGCAAGTACCGCGAGCTGTTCCTGGCGTACAAGCTGAGCCAGCAGAAGAGCAAGCAGGACATCCTGCAGGGCTACCTGAACACCATCTACTTCGGCCACGGCGCGTACGGGATCCAGGCGGCGAGCCAGGCGTACTTCGACGTCGACGCCAAGAAGCTGACGGTGCCGCAGGCGGCGGTGCTGGCCTCGGTGATCAACAACCCGACGGCCTTCGACCCCGACGACAAGGACAACCGGCCGCGGCTGCTCGACCGCTACCGCTACGTCATCTCCTCGATGGCCGAGACCGGCGACATCACCGCCGAGCAGGCGGCGAAGTACAGCAAGGCCCTGCCCAAGTTCCCCAAGATCAAGAGCTCCGAGCGCTACGGCGGGCCGAACGGCTTCCTGCTCAAGATGGTCGAGGCCGAGCTGTCCGACGCCGGCTTCAGCTCCTCCGAGATCCAGGGCGGTGGCCTGAGGATCACGACGACCTTCGACCAGGACGACCAGAAGGCCGCGATCAAGGCCGCCCAGGACACCAGCGAGCAGGCGGCGCGGGCGTCGGGCCAGAAGGAGTCGAACCTGCACGCGGCGGTGGCCTCGGTCGACGTCGACTCGGGCAACGTCCTGGCCCTCTACGGCGGCCCGGACTTCGTCGACAACTCGCGCAACTGGGCGACGACGGCGCGACCGACGGCCTCGACGTTCAAGACGTACACGCTGGCCGCGGGGCTGGAGAACGGCTTCAGCCTGCGCTCGCAGTTCCACGGCAACACCTGGAGGATCCCGGGCGACCCGATCCCGGTGCGCAACGAGTACGGCGAGAACTACGGCTACGGCGTCGACCTGGTCAAGGCCACGGCCCTGTCGATCAACACGGCCTTCGTCGACCTCATCCGGCAGCTGCCCGAGGGCAAGGACAAGACCCTCGAGGTCGCGGAGAAGGCCGGCGCGCCGAAGTCGCGCGGCTGGGACGCCGCCGAGCGCAACATCCCCATCGGCACGCCGGAGGTCAGCCCGCTCAACCAGGCCAGCGCCTACGCGACGTTCGCCAACGGGGGCGTGCACGTCGCGCCGCACGTGGTGAAGGAGGTCAAGGACCTCGACGGCAAGGTGCTCTACAAGGCCGACCCCGCCAAGGAGCGCGCGGTCAGCAGCGACGTGGCCGACGACGTCACGTACGCGCTGTCGAGCGTGGTCGAGCAGGGCACCGGCCGTGCGGCCGCCGCGCTGGGCCGACCGGTGGCGGGCAAGACCGGCACCAACGGCGTCGAGGACGGCGAGGGCCAGAACATCGTCAACTCGTCGTGGTTCGTCGGCTACACCAAGCAGGTCTCGACGGCGGTCATGTACGTGGCGGGCAAGTCGGGCAGCGCGAGCCTCGACCCCTACCGCCGGCCGGGGGACAGCACGTTCTTCGGCGCGACCTACCCGCTGCAGACGTGGTCGTCCTACATGCAGACCGCGACGAAGGGGCAGGACGTCGAGCCGTTCGACGACCCGGCGTACGTGAACTCCTACCAGCAGCCGACGTACACGCCGCCGGCCCCGCCGCAGCCGCCGACGCCGGGCAACCCGCCGAAGCCGCCGCAGCCGCCGACCCCGGCGCAGCCGCAGCAGCCGAGCGCCACCGCACCCACGCCCTCGTCGTCCTCGCGCCCGACGCCGGGCACCAGCGCCACCCCGCGGCGCTGA